A single Pseudanabaenaceae cyanobacterium SKYG29 DNA region contains:
- the metE gene encoding 5-methyltetrahydropteroyltriglutamate--homocysteine S-methyltransferase, which translates to MVITATLGYPRIGKKRELKKALESFWHGQSPAQQLLDTKAELEQQSWQTQLQAGIDRIGVGDSSLYDHVLDWSCRLGIVPPRFLGLTGLERYFAMARGSEGIPALEMTKWFDTNYHYLVPEIGADWQAPDFGDFLATVQQAQQLLGERAVPIVLGPLTFLRLSKTELDKERVVARLTERYLLLLQQLQQLGVTEVQIHEPTLVLSDANQWQALYQSVYHSLGTVGVPIQLVTYFDDLGAAYPWVMALPVAGISLDFTRGENLSLLEKYGFPRDKQLGVGIIDARNVWRLQPEGVIKTLAVIRSITDNIRLQTSASLQFVPYDVELETNLPAPLKNVLSFAQQKLGELRWLADYLEDRDTHSAKLELLKQQWQEFASFRPVNTAVQERLAHLSPADLQRPLPYADRQELQPPLPLLPTTTIGSFPQTAAIRRLRLQYKRGEITQKEYEQAIDAEIAKCIRCQEEVGLDVLVHGEFERTDMVEFFGQQLAGFAFTEHGWVQSYGSRCVRPPIIYGDISRPQPMTLREFKVAQSLTDKIVKGMLTGPVTMLNWSFPRSDISRREQAWQIALALRDEVADLQAAGARIIQIDEPALREGLPLKQERWDEYLTWAVDAFRLAAAVARPETQIHTHMCYSEFGDIIHHIQRLDADVLSIENSRSNNATLWEIAAAGYKHQVGNGVYDVHSPAIPSVAQILEQLRAGVEKLPVQQIWVNPDCGLKTRQWEEVIPALKNMVEAAKQLRAKL; encoded by the coding sequence ATGGTTATTACTGCTACTTTGGGGTATCCCCGTATTGGCAAAAAGAGGGAGTTGAAGAAAGCATTGGAATCTTTTTGGCATGGTCAATCCCCTGCCCAGCAGTTATTAGACACGAAGGCGGAACTGGAACAGCAAAGCTGGCAAACCCAGTTACAAGCAGGCATCGATCGAATTGGGGTAGGGGATAGCAGTTTATACGACCATGTTTTGGACTGGAGCTGTCGTTTGGGAATTGTGCCGCCGCGCTTTCTAGGATTGACGGGGCTGGAGCGTTATTTTGCCATGGCACGGGGAAGCGAGGGAATTCCCGCGCTGGAGATGACCAAATGGTTTGACACTAACTATCACTACCTCGTTCCGGAAATTGGTGCCGACTGGCAAGCACCTGATTTTGGTGATTTTCTGGCAACTGTGCAGCAGGCACAACAACTCCTAGGAGAACGGGCTGTCCCGATCGTTTTAGGTCCTTTGACATTTCTCCGCCTGAGCAAAACAGAATTAGACAAAGAACGGGTAGTGGCAAGACTGACAGAACGCTATCTACTGTTATTACAGCAGTTGCAGCAACTGGGAGTGACGGAAGTACAGATACATGAACCCACCCTTGTGCTCAGTGATGCCAATCAGTGGCAGGCACTTTATCAGTCTGTTTACCACAGCCTAGGGACTGTGGGAGTACCCATTCAACTGGTTACCTACTTTGATGACTTGGGAGCAGCCTATCCCTGGGTGATGGCATTACCAGTAGCGGGCATTAGTTTGGATTTCACGCGGGGAGAAAATCTCTCTCTCCTGGAAAAGTATGGTTTTCCTAGGGACAAACAGTTGGGTGTGGGAATCATAGATGCCCGCAATGTCTGGCGGCTGCAACCTGAGGGGGTGATCAAAACCCTTGCTGTCATCCGATCGATAACTGATAACATCCGACTACAGACTTCCGCATCTTTGCAATTTGTGCCCTATGACGTGGAGTTAGAGACTAATCTGCCTGCTCCCCTAAAAAATGTCCTTAGTTTTGCCCAACAGAAACTAGGGGAGTTGCGCTGGTTAGCCGATTATCTAGAGGACAGAGACACCCACAGTGCCAAACTGGAGTTACTAAAGCAGCAATGGCAGGAGTTTGCCTCCTTCCGCCCCGTCAATACCGCTGTGCAAGAGCGTTTAGCCCATCTCTCCCCTGCAGACCTGCAAAGACCTCTGCCCTACGCAGACCGCCAGGAGTTACAACCCCCCTTACCCCTGTTGCCGACTACAACGATCGGGTCTTTCCCCCAAACTGCAGCAATTCGCCGGCTGCGGCTCCAGTACAAACGGGGAGAGATCACGCAAAAGGAGTACGAGCAGGCGATCGATGCTGAAATTGCCAAATGTATTCGTTGCCAAGAGGAAGTGGGGTTAGATGTATTGGTGCACGGAGAATTCGAGCGTACCGACATGGTGGAATTTTTCGGGCAACAACTGGCAGGCTTTGCTTTTACTGAACACGGTTGGGTGCAGAGCTATGGCAGTCGCTGTGTTCGTCCCCCCATCATTTACGGTGATATTAGCCGTCCCCAACCTATGACCCTGCGGGAATTTAAGGTCGCCCAATCCCTGACGGACAAAATTGTCAAGGGCATGCTCACGGGCCCCGTCACCATGCTCAACTGGTCTTTCCCCCGTTCGGATATTTCCCGCCGAGAACAGGCTTGGCAAATTGCTCTGGCTTTGCGGGACGAAGTGGCAGACCTACAGGCAGCAGGGGCAAGGATCATCCAAATCGATGAACCAGCTCTGCGGGAAGGGTTGCCCTTGAAACAAGAGCGCTGGGATGAATATCTCACCTGGGCAGTGGATGCTTTTCGTCTGGCAGCGGCGGTAGCGAGACCAGAAACACAAATTCACACCCACATGTGCTACTCCGAATTTGGGGACATCATCCACCACATTCAGCGCCTCGATGCCGATGTTCTCTCGATCGAAAACAGCCGTAGCAACAACGCCACTCTGTGGGAGATTGCTGCAGCGGGATACAAGCACCAGGTGGGCAACGGTGTTTATGATGTCCACAGTCCTGCCATACCGAGCGTTGCCCAGATACTAGAACAACTACGAGCTGGGGTGGAGAAACTCCCCGTGCAACAGATTTGGGTCAACCCAGACTGCGGCTTGAAAACTCGCCAATGGGAAGAAGTAATCCCTGCCCTCAAGAACATGGTGGAGGCAGCCAAGCAACTGCGGGCAAAACTCTAG
- a CDS encoding chlorophyll a/b-binding protein, giving the protein MENENRNVWSWGFTAGAENWNGRLAMIGFVAAIVTELISGQGVLHFWGII; this is encoded by the coding sequence ATGGAAAACGAAAATCGCAATGTTTGGTCTTGGGGTTTTACTGCTGGTGCAGAGAACTGGAATGGTCGCTTGGCAATGATCGGTTTCGTAGCAGCGATCGTGACTGAGCTGATCTCCGGTCAAGGTGTACTCCACTTCTGGGGTATCATCTAG
- a CDS encoding competence/damage-inducible protein A → MSSKTAEVICIGTELLLGEITNTNAQYLAQQLAKLGICHYYQTVVGDNVTRIQKALAIAAGRSNLIITTGGLGPTADDLTTQTIAQFFDTPLEERAEVWADIQAKFAGREIPSSNRKQALLPRGATVLPNPTGTAPGMIWEPKPGLVIMTFPGVPSELYPMWEETAVPWLQSHGWVSDPLWSRVLLYWGIGESALAEQVSDLLQLSQPTVAPYANYGQARLRITTRAKDQETALAIIQPIEQEILRRTGQYCYGFDDDTLELVVGRHLRAQGQTLAVAESCTGGWLGKMITSVPGCSDYFVGGVIAYSNQVKVEVLGVNKTDLEQHGAVSAVVAEQMAAGVKSKLGTDWGISITGIAGPGGGTPRKPVGLVYIGLATPTGKVESFEHRFSPSRDRNWLRQVSACSALNHLRERFVMMQNT, encoded by the coding sequence ATGAGTAGTAAAACCGCCGAAGTTATCTGTATTGGTACAGAGTTGTTGCTAGGGGAAATTACTAACACCAACGCCCAGTATCTGGCGCAGCAACTGGCTAAGCTTGGTATTTGTCACTACTATCAAACAGTTGTAGGAGATAATGTGACGCGCATTCAAAAAGCCCTGGCGATCGCGGCTGGGCGGTCAAATTTAATCATTACTACTGGCGGTTTAGGACCTACGGCGGATGATTTAACAACACAAACAATCGCCCAATTTTTTGACACACCCCTAGAAGAACGAGCAGAAGTGTGGGCAGACATCCAAGCCAAATTTGCGGGCAGGGAAATTCCCTCCAGTAATCGCAAACAAGCCCTCCTCCCGCGGGGAGCAACGGTACTGCCCAATCCCACTGGCACTGCCCCTGGCATGATTTGGGAACCCAAACCCGGTTTGGTGATTATGACCTTTCCTGGTGTTCCCAGCGAACTCTATCCCATGTGGGAGGAAACGGCTGTTCCTTGGCTGCAGTCCCACGGCTGGGTATCTGACCCCCTGTGGTCCCGAGTGTTGCTCTACTGGGGCATTGGTGAATCAGCCCTAGCAGAACAGGTAAGTGACCTCCTACAACTGTCCCAGCCCACAGTCGCTCCCTACGCCAATTACGGTCAAGCCAGACTGCGCATTACTACCAGAGCAAAAGACCAGGAAACAGCCCTGGCGATTATCCAACCGATCGAGCAGGAAATCCTACGGCGCACAGGGCAATACTGCTATGGCTTTGACGATGACACTCTGGAACTAGTGGTGGGCAGGCATCTCCGCGCCCAGGGACAAACCTTAGCAGTGGCTGAATCCTGTACGGGGGGCTGGCTAGGCAAGATGATTACCTCTGTCCCTGGCTGTTCTGACTACTTTGTGGGGGGAGTCATTGCCTATAGCAACCAGGTCAAGGTGGAAGTTTTGGGGGTAAATAAAACTGACCTAGAGCAGCACGGGGCAGTGAGCGCCGTTGTTGCAGAACAGATGGCAGCAGGAGTAAAAAGCAAACTAGGCACTGACTGGGGTATTAGTATCACAGGCATTGCTGGACCAGGAGGCGGCACCCCCAGAAAACCAGTGGGCTTAGTCTACATCGGGCTAGCTACTCCAACAGGGAAAGTAGAGAGTTTCGAGCACAGATTTTCCCCCTCCAGGGATAGAAATTGGCTGCGGCAAGTGAGTGCCTGCTCTGCTCTTAACCATTTACGGGAAAGATTTGTTATGATGCAAAATACTTAG
- the smpB gene encoding SsrA-binding protein SmpB — MNKFNSVFAENRQARFNYEILEVYEAGIELRGTEVRSIKAGLVNLRDAFALIRNGEVWLLNMYVAPHKTTRSYFNHEPTRSRKLLLHKDEIRKLIGKVEQKGFTLVPLKLYLKNGWIKVSLGLAKAKKLYDKREDIKKRDDQREMARALKLR; from the coding sequence ATGAACAAATTTAACTCCGTCTTTGCCGAAAATCGGCAGGCTCGCTTTAACTATGAGATTTTAGAGGTCTATGAGGCAGGCATAGAACTGCGAGGGACGGAGGTGCGCTCGATCAAGGCGGGGCTAGTCAATCTGCGGGATGCCTTTGCCCTAATTCGCAATGGGGAAGTGTGGCTGCTGAACATGTACGTTGCGCCCCACAAAACCACGCGTAGCTATTTTAACCATGAACCTACCCGCAGCCGCAAATTATTGCTCCATAAGGACGAGATTAGAAAATTGATTGGCAAGGTGGAGCAAAAGGGATTCACCCTAGTGCCCCTCAAGTTGTACCTCAAAAATGGGTGGATTAAGGTGAGTTTAGGCTTAGCCAAAGCGAAGAAACTCTATGACAAGCGGGAAGACATTAAAAAGCGAGATGACCAGCGGGAGATGGCAAGAGCACTCAAGTTACGTTAG
- a CDS encoding GntR family transcriptional regulator — MVKFYIQPDSSIPVATQLYNQISFAITSGQYPPGKQLPSTRQLAMWTGVHRNTISKVYQQLKEAGLVDAQPGAGVFVKQQGEDNRIGELRSLVRQTIDRLVQGGHRLEEIQRAMQAELNWRLQCAARVWVACHDRDPGVGEIMAREIRHALAIPVQVVAIESLPHLLEETNNATTIVTNPYLYPATKAAAEGFDIPIIPLKINRYQKEIDKLQALPVGTYVGIVSASSGILRVAETIVRSIRGEELTVVACMPQQEEELYNIARYAHVIFVGDSAEVVQQVLEKAKPHRHRPLEVVYCDPYIAPASLHQLRLELGLA, encoded by the coding sequence ATGGTTAAATTCTACATCCAGCCTGATAGTTCTATTCCCGTTGCCACCCAGCTCTACAATCAAATCAGTTTCGCCATTACCTCTGGGCAGTATCCCCCAGGTAAACAACTCCCTAGTACTCGCCAATTGGCAATGTGGACAGGAGTGCACCGCAATACCATCAGCAAAGTTTATCAACAACTAAAGGAAGCAGGCTTGGTCGATGCGCAGCCAGGGGCAGGGGTATTTGTCAAACAACAAGGGGAGGACAACAGGATAGGGGAGTTGCGCTCTCTAGTCAGACAGACCATCGATCGCCTCGTCCAAGGGGGGCACAGGCTAGAAGAAATCCAACGGGCAATGCAGGCAGAACTGAATTGGCGCTTACAATGTGCCGCCAGGGTCTGGGTGGCTTGTCATGACCGTGACCCAGGGGTAGGGGAAATTATGGCGAGGGAGATTCGCCACGCTCTTGCTATCCCTGTACAGGTGGTAGCGATCGAGAGTCTGCCCCATCTGTTAGAGGAGACCAACAATGCTACCACGATCGTGACTAATCCCTACCTCTATCCTGCCACCAAGGCAGCAGCAGAGGGTTTTGACATTCCCATTATTCCCCTGAAAATCAATCGCTACCAGAAAGAAATAGACAAGCTGCAAGCATTACCCGTTGGTACCTATGTGGGCATTGTGTCTGCTAGCAGTGGTATTTTGCGGGTAGCGGAGACGATTGTGCGCAGTATTAGGGGGGAGGAACTGACAGTCGTTGCCTGTATGCCCCAGCAAGAGGAGGAACTCTACAACATTGCCCGCTATGCCCATGTGATTTTCGTGGGGGATTCCGCGGAAGTAGTACAGCAGGTACTAGAAAAAGCTAAACCCCACCGCCATCGTCCCCTAGAAGTGGTCTACTGCGACCCCTACATTGCGCCTGCATCCCTACACCAACTGCGGCTAGAACTGGGACTAGCTTAA